A window of Natrinema versiforme contains these coding sequences:
- a CDS encoding metal-dependent hydrolase, translated as MIAVPDVLTHAIVGYIIGTVLSIRYPRLRRAHVTLAMVGALSPDFVKADLAFPDEFVSYLLGVPFAWGPLHTLGGTIVVALLGSLLFAPEHRRDAVLLVAIGAASHHLLDLGLMTPTGYSYAAFWPLTEYRPPSGGLYMSTDRWPALVAGLCGVLVWGFKRRVDARRTGSSASLE; from the coding sequence GTGATCGCGGTGCCTGACGTCCTCACGCACGCTATCGTCGGCTACATCATCGGGACGGTCCTGTCGATTCGCTACCCGCGACTGCGGCGAGCACACGTCACGCTCGCGATGGTCGGCGCGCTCTCGCCCGACTTCGTGAAGGCCGATCTCGCGTTCCCGGACGAGTTCGTCAGCTATCTGCTCGGCGTTCCGTTCGCGTGGGGACCGCTGCACACCCTCGGCGGAACGATCGTCGTCGCCCTCCTCGGATCGCTCCTGTTCGCCCCCGAGCACCGCCGAGACGCGGTCCTCTTGGTCGCGATCGGTGCGGCGTCACACCACCTCCTCGATCTGGGACTCATGACGCCGACTGGGTACTCCTACGCCGCGTTCTGGCCGTTGACCGAGTACCGGCCGCCCTCGGGCGGGCTCTACATGAGCACCGACCGCTGGCCGGCACTCGTCGCCGGCCTCTGTGGCGTCCTCGTCTGGGGATTCAAGCGACGAGTCGATGCGCGACGGACGGGGAGTTCGGCGTCCCTCGAGTGA
- the aglF gene encoding UTP--glucose-1-phosphate uridylyltransferase AglF, producing MQAVVLAAGKGTRLRPLTEDKPKVLVEVDGKPLIEDVMDNLIEVGATEFVLVVGYMKEKIIERYGDEYEGVPITYAHQREQLGLAHAILQAEPHIDDDFMLMLGDNVFRANLGDVINRQQEERADAAFLVEEVPYEEASRYGVLDTNEYGEIVEVMEKPDDPPSNLVMTGFYTFTPEIFHACHLVQPSARGEYELPDAIDLLIQSGRTIDAIRMDGWRIDVGYPDDKDRAEERLGDAEVAVPTE from the coding sequence ATGCAAGCAGTCGTACTGGCCGCGGGAAAGGGAACTCGCCTCCGGCCGCTTACCGAAGACAAGCCGAAGGTCCTCGTCGAGGTCGACGGGAAACCCCTCATCGAGGACGTTATGGACAACCTCATCGAGGTCGGTGCGACCGAATTCGTCCTCGTCGTCGGCTACATGAAAGAGAAGATAATCGAACGCTACGGCGACGAATACGAGGGCGTTCCGATCACCTACGCCCATCAGCGCGAGCAGCTCGGACTCGCCCACGCGATCCTGCAGGCGGAACCGCACATCGACGACGACTTCATGCTCATGCTCGGAGACAACGTCTTCCGGGCGAACCTCGGCGACGTGATCAACCGCCAGCAGGAGGAACGGGCCGACGCCGCGTTCCTCGTGGAGGAGGTCCCTTACGAGGAGGCCTCGAGGTACGGCGTCCTCGATACGAACGAGTACGGGGAGATCGTCGAAGTGATGGAGAAACCCGACGATCCGCCGTCCAATCTCGTCATGACCGGCTTCTACACGTTCACGCCGGAGATTTTCCACGCGTGTCACCTCGTCCAGCCCTCGGCTCGAGGCGAGTACGAACTGCCGGACGCGATCGATCTCCTCATCCAGTCCGGGCGGACCATCGACGCGATCCGGATGGACGGCTGGCGCATCGACGTGGGCTACCCGGACGATAAGGACCGCGCCGAGGAGCGACTGGGTGACGCTGAAGTCGCGGTGCCGACCGAGTAA
- a CDS encoding sulfatase, which yields MTSPNVLLVVLDSVRAANTSLHGYYNETTPNLEEFASEATVYTQARSPGIHSIASHASLFTGYEVAEHRAVDHTAELKRGTTIWEELSEEGYQTGLFTSNTVVAEASSLARPFDDVDGPSSSTYPFPNALSPDELSGATGKTEYLTAALSSDHPIKSLYNGASDQIEQIRGPTVDHDESRQHIESFLEWTDDRSDPWAACINLMDAHYPYLPATRYDRWSSSELRSLHEGISEPLLREFLGNRPWWQLGAFESLYDGCIRQADAIVGELIEALKARNDLSETVLVITSDHGEGFGEPCELGTPIRLIDHNFGINEELTHVPLLVSTPDDNSGLTIDAPVSLTRFPDVVRAYVEGHPRTFESDDPVVTSTYRMQEPGDELPLEPDDREPYFGPWHAVYSTQDGAVRKDARNGDRDACVLIQNARERSVVGGADRPLIEETVSALQPADVVSGTQHASDSIKQRLNDLGYIQ from the coding sequence ATGACATCGCCTAACGTTCTCCTCGTCGTTCTCGATAGCGTTCGAGCGGCGAATACGAGCCTTCACGGCTATTACAACGAGACGACACCGAATCTGGAGGAGTTTGCGTCAGAGGCGACGGTGTACACGCAGGCGCGCTCACCGGGCATTCATAGCATCGCGAGCCACGCGAGCCTCTTCACTGGATACGAGGTTGCTGAACACCGTGCCGTAGATCACACGGCGGAACTCAAGCGGGGAACGACCATCTGGGAGGAACTTTCCGAGGAAGGGTATCAAACTGGTCTCTTTACGTCCAACACTGTCGTCGCCGAAGCGTCCTCGCTTGCACGGCCGTTCGACGATGTCGATGGACCGTCGTCTTCGACGTACCCGTTTCCTAATGCGTTGTCACCCGATGAACTGAGCGGCGCGACCGGAAAAACGGAGTATCTTACCGCCGCGCTCAGCAGTGATCACCCGATCAAATCGTTATACAACGGTGCTAGCGACCAGATCGAACAAATTCGGGGACCGACCGTTGATCACGACGAGAGCCGCCAGCATATCGAATCGTTTCTCGAGTGGACCGACGACCGGAGTGACCCGTGGGCGGCGTGTATAAACCTCATGGACGCCCACTATCCATACCTTCCGGCGACGAGGTATGATCGATGGAGCAGTTCGGAACTCCGAAGTCTCCACGAGGGGATCAGTGAGCCGTTGTTACGTGAGTTTTTGGGCAATCGTCCGTGGTGGCAACTCGGAGCATTCGAGTCACTGTACGATGGGTGCATACGGCAGGCCGATGCGATCGTCGGCGAATTGATTGAGGCGCTGAAGGCCCGCAACGACCTTTCTGAAACCGTACTCGTTATTACGTCCGATCACGGGGAGGGATTCGGAGAACCGTGCGAGCTCGGAACACCGATACGGCTTATCGATCATAATTTCGGGATCAACGAGGAGCTAACACACGTTCCACTTCTCGTTAGTACACCCGACGACAATAGTGGGTTGACTATCGATGCTCCTGTTTCGCTAACCCGGTTCCCCGATGTCGTGCGCGCCTACGTTGAGGGCCATCCTCGAACGTTCGAGAGCGACGACCCCGTCGTCACTTCGACGTATCGGATGCAGGAACCAGGTGATGAACTTCCGCTTGAACCGGACGACCGAGAGCCGTACTTCGGCCCGTGGCACGCGGTGTACAGCACCCAAGATGGGGCCGTTCGAAAGGATGCACGCAATGGCGATCGGGATGCGTGCGTCCTGATCCAGAACGCTCGAGAGCGATCCGTCGTCGGTGGCGCCGACCGACCTCTGATAGAGGAAACCGTTTCGGCTCTCCAGCCGGCCGATGTCGTTTCCGGCACACAACACGCATCCGACTCGATCAAACAGCGACTGAACGATCTCGGATACATTCAGTAG
- a CDS encoding oligosaccharide flippase family protein, whose amino-acid sequence MRLGQTSIVHFTSRFLASMLGFVATIFIARFLGSETLGIYYLVLSTVSWLGIAVKMGVPSAINKRVSEGEDEAAYTIAGGTIVLALFLIVSVLTLLFREQINDYIGYPAAAAVVLFLFVNLVQSSVNSILSGQHLVHISGIFNPIRTGTRSLVQIGAILAGFQITGLFIGYTAGYALVSVLGLWIAIRHFDSISLPTVEHYRRIVSYAEYSWLGEIRSRAFNWVDVAVLGFFVSSSLVGIYTAAWNIAVFLILFGGSLSETLFPEMSSLSADDDSESVAELFEAALTYGGLILIPGLVGGTLLGEQLLRVYGEEFTQGATVLSVLIVATLIQGYQRQFTMTLDAIDRPDVSFKINAVFIGANVLLNVSLIPIFGVVGAAAATASSVAISLVIAYISLSSLVEFSVPVGEIGRQWIAAGIMGLFVYAGLWFEAEYVNLSSNIAVVLALVGLGSVVYFTTLIVISAHFRLTVDQNLPIDLPLDWT is encoded by the coding sequence ATGCGACTGGGCCAGACATCGATCGTTCATTTCACCTCCCGGTTTTTGGCATCCATGCTTGGGTTCGTCGCGACGATATTTATCGCTCGATTTCTCGGTTCCGAGACGCTCGGTATCTATTATCTCGTGCTCTCGACGGTCTCTTGGCTCGGAATCGCAGTGAAAATGGGCGTTCCGAGTGCGATCAACAAACGCGTCAGCGAGGGCGAGGACGAAGCGGCCTACACGATCGCCGGCGGGACGATCGTCCTCGCCCTCTTCCTGATCGTCTCCGTACTCACCCTGCTCTTTCGCGAACAGATAAACGACTACATCGGATACCCTGCCGCGGCAGCCGTGGTACTGTTCTTATTCGTGAATCTCGTTCAGTCATCCGTAAACTCGATACTGAGCGGACAACACCTCGTCCACATCTCGGGTATCTTCAATCCGATTCGGACCGGAACACGGAGTCTCGTCCAAATCGGAGCCATTCTCGCTGGGTTCCAGATAACCGGTCTCTTCATCGGGTATACTGCTGGGTACGCACTCGTCTCCGTACTCGGGCTCTGGATAGCGATTCGTCATTTCGACTCGATCTCGCTCCCGACGGTGGAACACTACCGCCGGATCGTCTCTTATGCGGAGTACTCGTGGCTCGGCGAGATCCGTTCGCGCGCGTTCAACTGGGTTGACGTCGCCGTCCTCGGGTTCTTCGTGTCGTCGTCGCTCGTCGGAATCTACACGGCGGCTTGGAACATTGCGGTGTTTCTGATACTGTTCGGCGGCTCACTGAGCGAAACGCTGTTCCCCGAGATGAGTTCGCTCTCGGCGGACGACGACTCAGAATCGGTCGCGGAACTATTCGAGGCTGCGCTCACGTACGGTGGGTTGATCCTCATTCCGGGGCTCGTCGGAGGAACGCTGCTCGGTGAGCAATTACTCCGAGTGTACGGCGAGGAGTTCACGCAAGGAGCGACCGTTCTCTCAGTTCTCATCGTCGCGACGTTGATTCAGGGGTACCAGCGACAGTTCACGATGACGCTCGACGCGATCGACAGGCCCGACGTGTCCTTCAAAATCAACGCTGTATTCATCGGGGCGAACGTCCTTCTAAACGTCAGTTTGATCCCGATCTTCGGTGTTGTCGGTGCGGCGGCGGCGACTGCTTCGTCAGTCGCCATTAGTCTCGTCATCGCCTACATTTCTCTCTCGTCACTGGTCGAATTCTCCGTTCCCGTCGGAGAGATCGGACGACAGTGGATCGCGGCAGGAATCATGGGCCTCTTCGTCTACGCTGGTCTCTGGTTCGAGGCAGAATACGTAAATCTCAGCAGTAATATCGCCGTCGTGCTAGCGCTCGTTGGACTCGGCTCGGTCGTCTACTTCACGACCCTCATCGTCATCTCCGCTCACTTCCGGCTGACTGTCGATCAGAACCTTCCAATCGATCTCCCGCTGGATTGGACCTGA
- a CDS encoding sulfatase-like hydrolase/transferase has product MAGVYSTYRSIQICPSEPIRMDQPNVLLVILDSVRAQNVGHLGYPRQTTPRLDEFATRSTTYTTAKSPGIHSISSHVSIFTGYHVAEHRATSHSANLASGHTIWEELADDGYRTGLFTPNAIVSESSNLSTFFNHVVGPKRDELVFPDALGPEHVSGNPSYIEYVRACLESESPLKAIANGLAREFGNSSAAHDPEREHGGEYVKEFLEWRESNDGPWAACLNLMDAHYPYLPQEKYDRWGGDVLQDLHREAMGGPLTTQYLGDRPFWELEACTSLYDGCIRQADAYLAELLDRLEAANELEDTLVVVTSDHGEGFGEYSVVNDAVRLIDHSWGIGDELAHVPLVVKYPGQTAGETVTEPASLTRFPSVVKSVIDGERGSFVPDDGYTITSSYRLEEPATELPLPESEREPYFGPWHAVCHEQGDRTVVDAIRREDQVRFESTRHDQRAARGLADRELVESSVETLDRVDVTEADGDIDAEVEQRLHELGYKA; this is encoded by the coding sequence ATGGCAGGTGTATATTCCACCTACCGAAGTATACAAATATGCCCGTCCGAACCCATACGTATGGATCAGCCGAACGTTCTTCTCGTTATTCTCGACAGTGTTCGTGCCCAAAACGTGGGCCATCTTGGCTATCCGCGACAGACAACACCACGTCTGGACGAGTTTGCAACCCGATCGACGACCTATACAACTGCGAAATCACCCGGTATTCACAGCATCTCGAGTCACGTGAGTATTTTCACCGGCTATCACGTGGCCGAGCATCGGGCTACGTCGCATAGTGCGAATTTAGCGTCCGGACATACGATTTGGGAAGAGCTAGCTGACGACGGGTACCGGACTGGACTGTTCACACCAAACGCGATCGTTTCTGAATCTTCGAACCTTTCGACGTTCTTTAACCACGTTGTGGGACCGAAACGTGATGAACTAGTATTTCCGGATGCGCTCGGTCCGGAACACGTTTCGGGAAATCCGAGTTACATCGAGTACGTTCGAGCGTGTCTCGAGAGCGAGTCACCACTCAAAGCCATCGCGAACGGGTTAGCGAGGGAGTTCGGCAATTCGAGCGCGGCACACGATCCGGAGAGAGAACACGGGGGAGAGTACGTCAAAGAGTTCCTCGAGTGGCGAGAGTCGAACGACGGCCCGTGGGCGGCGTGTCTCAATCTCATGGACGCTCATTATCCGTACTTGCCACAGGAGAAGTACGACCGGTGGGGCGGCGATGTCCTCCAAGACCTCCATCGAGAGGCAATGGGCGGGCCGCTGACGACCCAATACCTCGGCGACCGGCCGTTCTGGGAACTCGAAGCGTGTACGAGTCTGTACGACGGCTGCATCAGGCAAGCCGACGCGTACCTCGCCGAATTGCTCGACAGACTCGAGGCGGCGAACGAACTCGAGGACACCTTAGTTGTCGTGACGAGCGACCACGGCGAGGGGTTCGGAGAGTACAGCGTCGTGAACGACGCAGTACGTCTGATCGACCACAGTTGGGGGATCGGTGACGAACTCGCTCACGTTCCCTTGGTGGTCAAGTATCCCGGACAGACGGCAGGCGAAACCGTAACCGAACCCGCGTCGTTAACTCGATTTCCGTCAGTCGTGAAAAGCGTCATCGACGGTGAGAGAGGGAGTTTCGTTCCGGACGACGGCTATACGATCACGAGTTCGTACCGACTCGAGGAGCCAGCAACGGAGTTACCGTTGCCGGAGAGCGAGCGGGAACCGTACTTCGGGCCGTGGCATGCAGTCTGCCACGAACAAGGTGACAGAACGGTAGTTGACGCCATTCGTCGTGAGGACCAAGTTCGATTCGAATCGACGAGACACGATCAGCGAGCGGCGAGAGGACTCGCGGACCGGGAACTTGTCGAATCGTCCGTTGAAACCTTAGACCGAGTCGACGTGACGGAAGCCGACGGAGATATCGACGCCGAGGTCGAGCAGCGATTACACGAACTCGGATACAAGGCGTAA